The stretch of DNA ACCATGTCCGCTTCATCTTTCCATCCCCATTGAAGAGGCTAACTGCCTTTTCCTCTTCCACACTTGCCAGTGCTTTTCAGAAGATTCACTGCACTTCCACTATTGTAGTACCCCAGCATGTAAGTCCTTGCACAAACAGAGGAGGaaaggttctctgctgcttctgacCCTTTCATCTGAGAAAAGGAATATTCATCTGTGCTCTCTGCCCCATTTAATCTGTCCATCACCAAGCAAGATGTAGGCATCATGAAAATCAGTACTCATGTTATCTGTTGTAGATATACTACCAAGGTGAAAATTCtgcccctattgaagtcaatgggagtttaccaTTGTCTCAACAGAACCAAGATCTTACTCAGCTCATTTGAAAAGAGAGTTAATACACATCATGTGATACTTATATGATCAGAATAATAAAACTGTTACTCAGGTACAGTTTAACTGATCATAAAATGGGTTTGTGCAGCAAATCTAATACATACTGCCAATTTTCAAATCaatcaaaatatacaaattaaaaatCATGGTTGACAGAGGCCAGAGGAAATGCCCATATACCATCTCCAGATATGCTGATGTCTGAGAGAGGCTGGCGACATTTGAACTGGCAAAGATACTGCTGCTACAAGATGAGCAAACTCCTCTAGTCATCAAAAATATAAGGTACCTGTTTGTAAAGTTTCTGACATTGTTAGTGGAGGAGGAAAAGTGGTGGGGAAAAGTGCATTTGGAACATGAAAGTGGGACCAAAAATAAGGAATTTCCGAGTTGCAATAGTCATTCCTACTGAAATACATCTAATCTTAATGAACTCTTCACTGTAGAGCCCTAATTTGTTTTCTCAATTGTTTAGACACTTAATATTAGTTTCTTATAGAATAAGTGGCTTAGAGGTTTTAATTAGTTAGGGCCACTTTTTCAAAAAAGAGTCTCCTAAATTGTACCATTAAGGACCCAAATTCGCTAATTCGCATTGAGCAATTTATTTACCAGTAATATAATCCAattgcatttcccccccaaaggcTTTTGAAGATCAAAGaacatttaaactacaataatgAACCCTAAATAACAAAGATTTAATTAGCTTCATGCCTTAGACCAGTGCCTAATATAGACAAAAATGTTATGGAAATGGTTTTGTGAAGAGTGAGAAGTTAACCTCTTGCCCAGGCAAGTTTCAAAATACTACAGTGGTTCTGCTATATATCTAAGGTGATGTCTAGGTAAAGAAAGTGGACCCTCAGAATAATTATGATATATTGTCACATAGCAAAGGTATTAATTATATGCCAATGCACAAGAAAAAGATGTGTGGTATACAATTATGGACTGTACATTaatgatgattatttattattggtattataATAGCATGTAGTGGCGCCAACTGAGATCAGGCCCTTACTTTGCACAAACACATAGGTACAGACGTTCTATTATTATAATCTTATTATACTATATTAAATGCCAATGGATTGTTGATTCCCTAAATCAAGGTCTACCATGTTTTCAGATGTCACTGGTAAATAGTTGGCTTATAGTTCTAGATATTCATAATATTTATATGGTTGCATGGTTATATAACAGATGAATAAAAGATACAGTCTCTTCCTTAAGGAACTTACAATCAAGTCTTACAGCACATTACTGCCTCTGCAATGACAGGATATTCACAGCATATTTTTCCCTTTCTACATGCAATATGAACTTTTTGTGGATCCTATCACTGCCTCTTATTCATAAACTGCTAAATCCAAAGACAGTAAATAATAACTCCACAGCTGCAGAGATAACTAAAAAGGGGAACAGGTATGCGCAGTATCTGGACTTCAGCAATTTATCATATGTATTGGAATTTGAGTGAATGATAGACAGCAAACCTCAGCTCTTTGTTGAAATCTGTATTTTCAATTGGAGTACAAGAGCTTTGCTGTAAATATATAtcatttagaccagtggttctcaaagccggtctgctgcttgttcagggaaagcccctggcgggccgggccggtttgtttaccggccacgtccgcaggttctgccgatcgcagctcccactggccgcggttcgccgctccaggccaatgggggctgcgggaaacggcgcgggccgagggatgtgctggctgctgcttccctgaacaagcggtggaccggctttgagaaccactgatttagacctTACACATAAGAATGGTTTCTTTACTCTGGAACCAAACAATTTATCTGCTATAACGAAGAATGTGTTTGTGAATTCAATAGATTTTGAAGTAGTAAACCTAGGAATACTTCACAGAGGGAATGTTTACCTCACCACTTTCAGACAAAATGCAAGACTCACTGTTCAGTGTAGCTttcccacaacaacaacaacagcagtaACAACTTACCAATGGGGAGAGGTAGGGAAAGAGAATCAGGGATCCATATAACTTTAGGATTTGTAATAAGGACCTCAGATGCCATAGTGATGAGCACAGCATAAAGAAGATAAGACACAGAGGGCTTTTTTGTGCTTGATAAGTCCAGCCCTAGTGGGTAGACACAGTTCCTCATTAGGAACACATCAGAGACACAATGTAAGGGACAGTATGGCCACAAGGCAGTAGTCAGCAAGCAGGGATCATAGTAATCACTAAAGCCAGGACTGTTAAggaagagtcagggtcagagtcaggctggtgTCAGAGGCCGGAGATCAGAGATTGTTACCAGGCTGGAGTCAGGATCCAAGTCAGGCTGGGGTCAGAGGCTGGAGATCAGAAAAAGAGATGAGATCTGGAGTCACAGGCTGCCAGAAATCTGCATGATTACCCCAGCAACTTCCTGGGGCACCCTCCAGAGTTAAATAGTGACCATGGGCCACTCAGAGGGCTGCCGGGTGCTGTCACTCTGGACCCTTTGGGCGGTACTTCATGCAGCACCTAAGCGCCACAGTGCTCCTTGGAGGTAGCTCTGTAAGGCCTCTGAGTGGTGATGTGGGAATGTCAGCTCCCCCAGGCTTTGCAGACCCAGGGTTCTGATCCCAAGAATCCTTATAGACAACACCCCCAAGAACTCCTGGGCATGAAGAAGGAATGAGTCTGCTACTACACCCCTTAACATGCACTCATCTTCTGCTGGTGGTCAGGTCTGtcagctgctgcagagagagatgaGGCCCTTATCCCGCCCTCTCCTCACCCATTTGGATTGTCTCACACCTATGGGGGTGCTATCAGAAAGCAATTATGAACTCAGAATTGTGCTACAAATGAGGCTGTTCTGGTTGGTTGGGGAATGATGTGCTTTCCCCCTCCATGCCAGAGAGAGGCCACAGAGCCAATCCACACCTGCTTTAGAAGCCTCTCAGCTTCAATAGCCCGCATGGCTTCTGTGCCCCCAGTACACGGGGTGAGGGTTGGCTCGTGGATGCCTATAGTCATTGATCCACTTCACACTACTCCCATTACAGGTGAACTCCCTGCATCATGCTCCCTCTACACGTTGGTCTGCTGATGTGGGGGTAGGATTTACCTCACTCTAAGTTACTTCTGAAGTGCTCACTAACCTTTATTAGCTGAATTGTCAAGTAAAATAGTGGTAATGGCCTACACTTCCTTGGACAATAGAACATATCGTACCAGCAGAGGGAATGTGAGCAGGACAGTGGGTTTCTCCTCTGCACTTTATAACCCGTGCCATATGGGTAGCACCTACACAGACAGCCTCATTTAATGTCTCATCCAAAGGTTGTCCCTCCAACACTGCAGCCCCCTGTTTAATATTAATAGCTCCTAGAAGCTGTTAGGAATTCTGTTTCTTTCTTGCGGAATACATTAGGAGCAGCAGCAGTAATTCCACAGTTAAGGCTGGGTTCTATTTTGCAATTAAAGCAAGTGTTCAATCTTTGTTTCTGGTATGAAAAAGAGTGTATCTGCTCCAAAATTTGAGGACATAATCTCTGAAAAGAAAAACCCTAATTCAAACTCTAACACCACTCTTACTGCAGACCTACTGTCCCCTACCACTGCCAGCCCACCCTACCCTGACCAATACATCCTCTCCACCATCACCACCTAAgtcccttttctttttctgtctccCTCATTCAAACCCACTCCCCCACTGGGCCTCTCCTGAAGACTAACACACCATCTTTCTCCATTGTCAAGCCAGACCTGCTCACATCCAGGCCCTCCCACCAGACCTGATCCTGATGTCCCTCTTCTGTCTCTCATGTAGCCCGAGCACATTATCTTCCCATTTCTATCACCCCCAGAAAGACCCCCTTTCCCGTGGTATCCTCCCTCTGCTCCACAGAATCCCattaccctcccacccctcctcctcctccttcagtgCTGAAATCAACCCACCTGCCACAGCTCTCTGAAACCAAGGGGAATTGCAGCCACTGAGGCAGAGAAGTAGAGGCACTGCTTCATGGACCTGCCCTGTGGTACTAATCCTGGAGCACACATGGCAGGATAGGGTGGATGAGTGGCTGAATCAGGGGAGGAAGCAATTGAATGTATTCCCATATTCTTTCATTCTTTCCCACTCACCCTTGTAACAGCACATCCCCAGGCCATTTGGCCCCTACCCCAAGGCTCCACAGCTACCCCTGATGCCTCAGCTTCAGACACCAGGTTTCTCACACCAGGAGTCTCTCCAGGCCTCTTTATGGAGACAGTCTGGAATGTCCTGCTCATCTTGGGTCTCCTGCTGTCATACTCCATCAGTCTTTTCTGACATTCCTGCTTCAGCTGGGCAGGGAGGTATGCTGGTCCCACCCTGGGCCTCTTTGGAGAGATCTATGCCAGGTCTTTCCCAGTCCCTACTATCCCCCTAACTGAGCAAAAGTCCCCCTAACAGGAGGCACTACCTACATGCTGCTGTCACATGCCCCTTGCTCAGCTGATTCAGGCACAGACCCGAAATTAGAGTCTTACTCCCTTACAAGCACAATTCACCCTGTGACAAGGATGTTTAACTTTTGTCCTGGCGTGAGGGAGAGCACTGTGAAATCAGGGCCTCTTTACGCTCTGGACCATTTGATTcccagtttgccttttgtctagGTAAAGGGCCTGTGTCCTCTGCCCAATGTTAGAGGTAAAGGAGCCCAAGAACTTTAATGGCATGTTCATATGGCTTAGtaggttaattttttttctctttctctttgttaaatctGTGTTAAGCAAGAAACATCTGGATGGAATAATATGGGGCCCTTCTCTAATACACAAGCCATTGATACAGTAGATGGTGACAGCTCTTCTACGGTGTGAATTAGAGGttgggtatttttaaaatgaatagacACTGTAAATCAAGCATGAACTGTATTGTGCAAGTGATAGAAGTAAGCAGTAAAAAATCCTTTACAAAATTTAGTCCCTGCACACATAGACTGTACTATGCACTTATTAAGCCACCATAACCCTGCAGCAGGGTATATTTTGCATTCTTATAGCAGGAGTATTAAGAATTGACTGCCTTGTTCAGAATGCAGCATTGCTTTCTTGCAACATTTAAGCATTTTAATTAGAGCACTTTTAAAGTGACAGGAAAGGAAACCAGTACCCAGAAAACTCTTTTAATtcctttgatttaaaaatcaggaCACAAATCAGGTATCCTTTTAACAACTAATTACATATAGTTCCTACCAGGCTCAGTTTGTCTTTGCCAAGCTACATCTTGTTTATGCGCACGCAGGAGTCATTCACCTTTTATTACAGGGGGCTGGTGATGATTAAGATGAAACAAATGTTGTCatagggagtcaggagacctgggtcctgTTCCTCTGCTACTGACCGGCTATGTGACCCTGGGGCAAGTTACTTTACCCTTATGTGCCTTGATTTCCCCCTTTCTAAAAAGGGGACAAAGGTGTACGCTGCTCAGAGATCCATGGGTGAAAAGAAGTATAAGCTATAGAATTATTATTGTATCCCTATAACACTGTAAGAATAGTAATAGAATACATTATCCTGACCCTCCTTTTGAGCACAGCAAATCCATACAAAGAAGAGCCTGTGCCTTAGGCAAACACTAGTGACTGCAAACAGATGCAGTGAAATGCATGAAAAATACTGGAGTTTAGGAACTCAGTTACGTGTCTGTTGTTTGTAAATTAATGGCTAAATCGATTAAATAGAAGCATGGGATTTCTGCTGAGGAAAGTCTAGTCACTCTTGCAGCTTTCTAAGGGGCGAGGAGGGAGGACAGACCCATTAATGTCTGCGAAGCACCAGCAGTGTGCATGCTTTAATCAATTAATCGGGGTTTTATCTGTGATCCTAAAAGCAGGTTAGATTCAgcctgaaagggggggggggggaggaggaggagagggagcgtCTAAATGCACTCGGTGAATTGCTGGGACTGATAATTAGGAATCTCAGGAGAGCCGCTTCTCAGAACAACCTGCTTCTTTTGGATGGAAGGAGTGGAGACAGTGGTTCAGTCCTGCTGATGTTTTTTAAGCCCTCCTCGCCGTTTGACGGGCATTCCCAGGGCTTTTGTGCTCGTCTCTGAAAGCGTTGACGTGGAAAGAAGCagcggagggaggggaggggggggggggaactgcagTTCTTCTAAAAATACTGAGGGCATGCCGGAGTGTGAgcaggcaggggaagaggaggaggtgagaGTGCCTCGCACCATGTTCTCTGGGTGCCCGCTGGGTGCAGTTTGGGAAATGTTCCTCCTGTGAATGGACGCACCATGAACATTTGGGAAGTGATCCTGGCTTTCTTGGTTGTGGTCCTGATCCTCGTGTCATTGCTGTCCAACGTGCTGGTGCTGATCTGCTTCTTGTACAGCGCCGACATCCGCAAGCAGGTCCCGGGATTGTTTATCCTCAACCTGACCTTCTCCAACTTGTTGATGACTGTCTTGAACATGCCCCTGACCCTGGCTGGGATCATTTACAAGAATCAACCGGGGGGAGATCAGTTTTGCCACATGGTGGGATTCCTGGAGACTTTCTTGACCACGAACTCCATGCTGAGCATGGCAGCGCTGAGCATAGACAGATGGATAGCTGTGGTCTTCCCTCTCAGTTATCATTCCAAAATGCGTTACAAAGATGCTGCTCTGATACTCAGCTACACGTGGCTACACTCTGTGTCCTTCCCTATAGTGGCAGCTTCTCTCTCCTGGGTGGGTTTCCATCACCTTTATGCCTCCTGCACCCTGTACAACAACAGATCAGAGGAGAGGACACAGTTTGTGATTTTCACTGGGGTCTTTCACATCCTCAGCTTCCTCCTCTCCCTCGTAGTGTTGTGTTTCACCTATCTAAAAGTGCTGAAGGTGGCACGGTTTCACTGTAAACGGATTGACGTGATTACTATGCAGACACTGGTGCTGCTGGTGGACATCCATCCCAGGTAAGGAGATTGTCTGTACGCTCAATGAATGAGGGGGTCCCACTGCAAAGGAAGCCAGATCCGGAGCTTCAGCATCGTAAATAGGATCCAATCTGTATCACAAGGAAGGCGAGGAGGGTATTGGGGAAGGGAGGACAGGAGGAGAGAATCTAAAATATAGCTCTGGTCTGCTTATAATCAGCATGCTTATTTGAGTTGCGCTCACATTTGCTGTTAAATTCATTGCCAACAACTCCTGAGATGGGAGAATGGCAAGCAATGTCCTTTAACGACCCGGGTTTATGTCATGTCCGGGGAATTGCATTGGGGTGGAGGGCACAATAGTTCTTTGAATGTTGCCCTTTGGCTCCGATGAGCACGTGCCGAAGTTTTGCTAACGACGGTCTAAAATGTGCTTGGGTACCACTGGAGGTGGATTAAACTGAAATTCAGCCTGCCCTTTAACTTTGCGCCGAATGTAATGCCTTTGCTCGAGCCTTGCATTGTCAGCGCGGAGTCAGTAACTTTCTCCCCCTTGAAGGAAGAATGCTTAGGCAATACTACGTACCAGATAAACACGAGTGAATACCTAGATGTACATCCACACACTAGAGCATTCAGTGCCAGCCTTAATCTCACAAGCAAAAGGAACGGGAGTTAAATCTGCCCCCGAGACCTTCCATCAGCCCATCCTGCCTAGGTATGGGAGGAATGGGACCCTGGAATACAGCGGGATAATGATTCTTATGAGCATAGGGGCGTTGAAGGAGTgtatggggggagtggggggcaggttCGGAAGAGGGTATTTGCAGCGTGTGAGGAAGGACTAGCTCCGGGGATATGTGAGGGGATGGTAGGGGGTGGATCTGGCCCAGTAGAGAAGTCTGGAGGGAAGCAGATTTTTGCTGGGGGTTCTTCCCGGGTCAGTAAGAAAGGGGGGGGGCGTAGTGGAGGCTGGCGGAGAGGGAGTCTAGCTGGGAGAAGCCCATGGACAATAGTCAGGAAGGGAGTGACTCTGGCTGGGTGAGTGTGTCTggctgaggggcaggggcagagggggagatGCCTGGCCgtggggagagcagagagggAGAGGCTTGGGAGGGGAACAGATCTAGCTAGAGGAGGCGGACAGGATGGGAAAGAGAGGACCAAACTCTTGAGGGGTCCGGGTCTGGCTGGAGCTGGATGGGTGTGGGGCTGGAGAGATAGAAGAGAGCCCGTCAGGCTAGAGTGatcttcctggggggggggggggggaggtattcAAATCTGTCTGTCTGGGGGCTGTCGTGGGGAGATGGGTCTGGCTGGCAGTGTCCTGGTTTAGGATGTAGGGAGTCTGGCTAgttggggctgggtgggagaagGTCTGGTTGACTGGGGTGGCTGAGGAGAGTGCGAATGGATAGAGGGGTGAGTTCTGGCAAGGGGAAAAGTAGGGAGGAATGGGTCTGGTTGATTGGGCTTGGGGGGCCCAGAGGAACTGGTCTGGCTTGGGGGATCTAGCAGAAGTGTGTCTGGCTACCCACAGTAAGTGATTGAAGGGGAACAGATCTGTCTAGAGGTACATTcagctgggggaagagagaaaatggTCTGACTGGGGCTGGGCTGAGGAAAGGAGGTCTGACTGGGAGTCTCTGGCTGGAGGTGGACAAGGGGAGGAGGTGTATAAAGAGAGTAGATCTGTCTGGGAAGGTCCATCTGGGCGTGGtgaaggggaggagctgggagtgggatggAAGGGAAGAGATTTTTCTGGGAGATCTGGCTGTGGGTGGGTTGATTGGAGGTCATCTGTCTGGAAATGTGTTGGAGGGGAGAAgacctggctgggggagaggaggtctGTATGGGGATGGAGAAAG from Emys orbicularis isolate rEmyOrb1 chromosome 7, rEmyOrb1.hap1, whole genome shotgun sequence encodes:
- the GPR26 gene encoding G-protein coupled receptor 26, whose protein sequence is MNIWEVILAFLVVVLILVSLLSNVLVLICFLYSADIRKQVPGLFILNLTFSNLLMTVLNMPLTLAGIIYKNQPGGDQFCHMVGFLETFLTTNSMLSMAALSIDRWIAVVFPLSYHSKMRYKDAALILSYTWLHSVSFPIVAASLSWVGFHHLYASCTLYNNRSEERTQFVIFTGVFHILSFLLSLVVLCFTYLKVLKVARFHCKRIDVITMQTLVLLVDIHPSVRERCLEEQKRRRQRATKKISTFIGTFILCFAPYVITRLVELSSVVPINSHWGVISKCLAYSKAVSDPFVYSLLRHQYKKTWKDIINKILKRSSINSSALTSESHNQNILQTTE